A genomic segment from Oncorhynchus clarkii lewisi isolate Uvic-CL-2024 chromosome 12, UVic_Ocla_1.0, whole genome shotgun sequence encodes:
- the LOC139420976 gene encoding mitogen-activated protein kinase 1-like has protein sequence MADSSNSAAAAGATGSNTGAAGAVAPEGATGAAGIKPVLEVVKGQNFDVGPRYVNLSYIGEGAYGMVCSAHDGMTDSRVAIKKISPFEHQTYCQRTLREIKILLRFRHENIIGINDILRARRIECMRDVYIVQDLMETDLYKLLKTQMLSNDHTCYFLYQILRGLKYIHSANVLHRDLKPSNLLINTTCDLKICDFGLARIADPEHDHTGFLTEYVATRWYRAPEIMLNSKGYSKSIDIWSVGCILAEMLSNRPIFPGKHYLDQLNHILGILGSPTPDDLNCIINMKARNYLQSLPEKPKIPWNKLFPKADSKALDLLGRMLTFNPIKRITVEEALAHPYLEQYYDPTDEPVAEEPFTFTMELDDLPKEKLKELIFEETFRFQATYQGS, from the exons ATGGCGGATTCGAGCAACAGTGCTGCGGCGGCTGGAGCCACAGGCTCGAATACTGGTGCCGCCGGGGCTGTTGCGCCCGAGGGAGCGACTGGAGCTGCGGGGATAAAGCCCGTGTTGGAGGTGGTAAAGGGGCAGAACTTTGACGTTGGCCCCCGCTATGTCAACCTCTCGTACATCGGGGAAGGGGCCTATGGAATGGTTTG CTCGGCCCATGACGGCATGACGGATTCTCGCGTGGCCATTAAGAAGATCAGTCCGTTTGAGCACCAGACGTACTGTCAGCGCACCCTGAGGGAGATCAAGATCCTGCTGCGGTTCCGCCATGAGAACATCATCGGCATCAACGACATCCTGAGGGCCCGCCGCATCGAGTGCATGAGGGACGT CTACATAGTGCAGGACCTGATGGAGACAGACTTGTACAAGCTCCTGAAGACTCAGATGTTGAGCAACGACCATACCTGCTACTTCCTGTACCAGATCCTGAGAGGCCTGAAGTACATCCACTCTGCCAATGTGCTGCACCGTGACCTCAAGCCCTCTAACCTGCTCATCAACACCACCTGTGACCTCAAG ATCTGTGACTTTGGGCTGGCACGGATAGCTGACCCAGAGCATGACCACACAGGCTTCCTGACAGAGTACGTGGCTACGCGCTGGTACAGGGCCCCCGAGATCATGCTCAACTCCAAG GGCTACTCCAAGTCCATTGATATCTGGTCAGTGGGCTGCATCCTGGCTGAGATGCTGTCCAACAGGCCCATCTTCCCTGGGAAGCATTACCTGGACCAGCTCAACCACATACTGG GCATCCTTGGCTCTCCCACTCCGGATGACCTGAACTGCATCATCAACATGAAGGCCAGGAACTACCTGCAGTCTCTGCCTGAGAAACCCAAGATCCCTTGGAACAAGCTGTTCCCCAAGGCGGACAGCAagg ctcTGGACCTGCTGGGCCGCATGTTGACCTTTAACCCTATCAAGCGCATCACGGTAGAGGAGGCCCTGGCTCATCCCTATCTGGAGCAGTACTACGACCCCACTGACGAG cctgtaGCAGAGGAGCCGTTCACCTTCACCATGGAGCTGGATGACCTGCCTAAGGAGAAGCTGAAGGAGCTCATCTTTGAGGAGACGTTCCGCTTCCAGGCCACCTACCAGGGCTCCTGA